The Amycolatopsis sp. DG1A-15b genome contains the following window.
ACGACCACGTCGAACCGGGCGTCCGGGAACGGCAGCGAGCGGGCGTCGGCGAGGGTGAACGTCGCCCGTGGGTCGGTCACGCCGGCGCGGGCCGTCTTCAGGAATCCCTCGGACGGGTCGGCGCCGACGACTTCCGCGGGGTCGGCCGCCGTCAGCACCGCCGACGTCAGTGCGCCGGTGCCGCAGCCGACGTCGAGCCAGCGCCGGCCCGCCGGGGCGCCGAGCTGCCGGACGAACGTCTCCGCGATCCGGCGGCTCCACCGTCCGATGTAGGCCTCGTACGCGTCGCCTGACTGCCACATGCCCCCGAGTACAGCACAGAAACCGCTGCTCAGCCGCCGGTCAGCGACCCGGTCGCGTCCTGCCCCGCCGACGTCGCGCGGCGCAGGAACCCGGCGATCAGCGCCAGCTCGTCCTCGCTGTAGCCGGCGCAGAGCTCGTCCATCGCGGTGTTCATCCCCGCGTACAGCCGGAACAGCTCCCCGTTGCGGCCGCGGACCGCGCGGACGGTGACCGAGCGCCGGTCGGCCGCCTCGGGGTCGCGTTCGCGGACGATCCAGCCGCCCTTCTGGAGCCGGTCGAGGATGCCGGTCATCGTCGCCGGGTGCAGCCCGGCCCGGCGGGCCAGCGCGCTCGGGCCGAGCGGGCCGTGCCGGGCGATCAGCTCCAGGCAGTCGAGGTCGACGTCCTTGAGCGCCAGCTGCGCGCTGACCTGGTGGTTCAGCAGCGAAAGCTGGTTGCGCAGTTCCCGCAGCGCGTCCTTCACCGCCACCGTCGACCGGCGGTGTGCTCCCGCACTCATATGACCCTCGTATCAGTCGGCTGGAGAGCAGCCTAACCGCCGAGGGCCATCCGCGTGTACGCGCGGACGTCGGCGTCCGAGTCGCAGCGCCGCGCCCGCAGCCGCGCGGCGACCTCGGCCGAGTCCGCCCACTTGCCCAGCGCCTGGACGGCCGCCCGCCGGACGTTGGGGTGCTCGTCTTCCAGGGCTCCGAGCAGTGGTTCCGACGGCGCGGCCAGCGCTCCCAAAGCCGTCGCCGCGCCGCGGCGCACCTGCCACGCCGGGTCGGCGGCCGCGGCCACCGCGAGGTCCGGCAGGTCGCCGCCACAGCCGAGGTCGGCGGCGGCGGTCAGCGCGGCCGCGCGCACGAGCAGGTCCGGATCGACGGCCAGCGCGGACACTGTCCCGGTGGCCCGCGGGTCGCCGATCGTCCCCAGCCCGGCCGCCACCGCGACCCGCACCTCGCGTGACGCGTCCGAGGCCGCCTCCGCCAGCGTCGAAGCCGCGTCCAGCGACACCAGGCCGCGGACCGCCTCCAGCCGGACCACGACCGCCGGGTCGGCCAGCGACGCGGCGAACAACGGCGCGTCGCCGAGCCGCAGCGCCCGCAGGACGTCCAGCGCCACGGACCGCACGTCGGCGTCGGACACCGTCAGCGCCGACCGCAGCCCGCCGGCCAGGGACGTCGACGGCGTCAGCACCTCGACCAGCTCTCGCAGCCCGGCCGCCGCCGCGGCCCGCACCCGCGCGTCGATGTCGTGCAACGCCGTGACCAGCGCCGGCCCGAAGCCGTCCGGCGCCGACTCGGTGAGCACCGCGATCGCCGTCGTCCGCACCTCCGCATCCGGATCGGACAGGTACGGCGACAACGTCTCGAGCGAAGGCTGGTCCTCCGCCAGCGCGACGACTTCGAGGACCCGCGGCGACGAATGCGTCCGCGCCGACGAGACGGTGACCACGTCCGGCGGCGTGTGCCCGCTGAAGGCCGTGTGGGTACCGAGGACCTCGACGTCGAAGTCCGGCACCGAGAACTCCGGCACCGGCACGGCGTAGGGCGCCACCGGCCGCTTCAGGAACTCCATCTCGCCGGACGCCGTCTTGCGCAGGTTCAGGTGCGCGAGCCACGAGACGTCGTCGCGGCCCGGGTGATCGGTGCGGTCGTGGTAGAGGCCCCACCGGCTCTCGGTCCGCACCAGTGACGCCCGCGCCGCCATTTCGGCGCAGTCGCGGATGAACGTCACCTCGGCGCAGCGCATCAGCTCGTGCGGCGTCCGCGCGCCCATGCCCGCGATCTCGCCGGTCATCCGCGCGAACGTCTCGAGGGCGATCTCCAGCTTCGCCGTCGTCTTGGGCGGGGCCACGTAGTCGTTGACGAACCGCCGTAGCTTGTACTCCACCTGCTGCTGCGGCGGACCGTCCGGAGTGGACAACGGCCGGTAGATCAGCTCGTGCGCGAGACCGATCTGGTCCTCCGGCAAGGGAACCCGCGAAGCGAGGTGCGTGCTGGCGTGCGCGCCCGCGAGATCGCCGTAGACGAACGCGCCGATCATGTAGTTGTGCGGCACGCAGGCGAGGTCGCCCGCCGCGTACAGGCCCGGAACCGTCGTCGCGCCGTTTTCGTCCACCCAGACACCGGACGCCGAATGGCCGCCGCACAGGCCGATCTCCGAGATGTGCATCTCGACGTCGTGCGTGCGGTAGTCGTGGCCGCGGGTGGCGTGGAACGTCCCGCGCGTCGGCCGTTCGGTCGTGTGCAGGATGTTCTCCAGCGCGCCGAGCGTCTCCTCCGGCAGGTGCGTCAGCTTGAGGTAGATCGGCCCGCGTGCCGACGAGATCTCGCGCGCCACCTCGGCCATCATCTGCCCGGACCAGTAGTCGCAGTCGACAAAGCGATCGCCGGCCGCGTTGACCTGGTAGCCGCCGAACGGATTGGCGACGTAAGCGCAGGCCGGGCCGTTGTAGTCCTTGATCAGCGGGTTGATCTGGAAGCACTCGATCCCGGACAGCTCGGCGCCCGCGTGGTAGGCCATCGCGTACCCGTCACCGGCGTTGGTCGGGTTCTCGTACGTCCCGTACAGGTAGCCGCTCGACGGCAGGCCCAACCGGCCACAAGGGCCGGTCGCCAGGATGACTGCGGACGCCGAGACCGTGACGAACTCGCCGGTCCGCGTGTTGAACCCGGCGGCACCGACCGCCCTCCCGCCGGACGTCAGCACCCGCACCGGCATCACGCGGTTCTCGATGGTGATGCGCTCGCGCATGTGCTTCTGCCGCAGCACGCGGTAGAGCACTTTCTTGATGTCCTTGCCCTCCGGCATCGGCAGCACGTAACTGCCGGACCGGTGCACGCGCCGGACGGCGTACTCGCCGTACTCGTCCTTTTCGAACTTGACGCCGTACTTCTCCAGCCGCTGCACCATGGCGAAGCCGCGCCGCGCGGTCTGGTACACAGTGGACTGGTTGACGACGCCGTCGTTGGCGCGGGTGATCTCGGCGACGTAGTCCTCGGGCGTGGCCTTGCCCGGGATGACCGCGTTGTTGACGCCGTCCATGCCCATGGCCAGCGCACCCGAGTGCCGGACGTGCGCTTTCTCCAGCAGCAGCACGTTCGCGCCGTGCTCGGCGGCGGTCAGCGCGGCCATGGTCCCGGCCGTCCCGCCGCCGATGACGAGGACGTCGGTCTCGAAGTGCGTCCGCGAGGTCAGCGGAGGTGCCTCGAACGTCATGCCGCCACCAGCCCGTCCAGGACCTCGGCGCGCTCGGCCGCCACGGCGGGCTCGGCCGTCCGCGGCCGCGACGATTCGACAACCTTCGCGAGCCGCCCGTCGCGGGTCAGCACCGCGACGCGGTCGGCCAGGAACAGCGCCTCGTCGACGTCGTGGGTCACGAACACCACGGTCGTCGGCCGCTTGCGCCAGACCTCCACGAGCAGCCGCTGCATGGCCGTGCGGGTCTGGGCGTCCAGCGCCCCGAACGGCTCGTCGGCCAGGATCACCCGCGGCGACCCGGCGAGGGTGCGGGCGAGCTGGACGCGTTGCCGCATGCCGCCGGAGAGCTCCCGCGGCAGGTGGTCCTCGTACCCGGCCAGGCCGACCTGGGACAGCCAGGACTCCGCTTCGGTCCGCCGCCGGCCCCGCGGGACGCGCCGGATCGACAGTGGCAGCTCGACGTTGCGGCGCACCGAACGCCACGGCAGCAGCCCGTCGTCCTGGAACACCAGGGCGCGCTCGGCCGACGTGCCGGTCACCGGCACGCCGGCGGACAAGATGCGGCCCGACGACGCCGGGAGCAGGCCGGAAAGGGTGCGCAGCAGCGTCGACTTGCCGCACCCCGAAGGCCCGGTGACGGCCAGGATCTCGGCGTCGGCGACGTCCAGGTCGATGCCGGACAGCACCGCGCGTTGTCCGTAGTGGACGGTCAGGTTCTCGATGCGCAAGCTCATGAGTTCTCCCCTCGGGGCAGCCAGCGGGTGGCGCGGCGGCCGAGCAGTTCGACGGCGGCCGAGGTGACCCAGCCGAGCAGGCCGATGGTGAGCATCCCGACGATCACGCCGGGGTAGTCGACGACGGTGTAGGCCTGCCAGGTCCGGTAGCCGACGCCGAACTCGCCGGAGATCATCTCCGCCGAGATCACGCAGATCCACGAAACGCCCATGCCGACGGACAACCCGCCGAACACGCCGGGCAGCGCGCCCGGCAGGACGACGTTCCAGAGCACGCGCCGCCGCGAGCCGCCCATCGTGCGGATCGCGTCCTCCCAGACCACCGGCAGCGCGCGCACCGCGTGCCGCGTCGAGACGACCACCGGGAAGAACGCGGCGACGAAGGTGATGAAGACGATGCCCTGCTCGTTGCTGGGGAACAGCAGGATCGCGATGGGCACCATCGCGATGGCGGGGATCGGCCGCAGGACCTCCAGCAGCGGCTGGACGACGTCGGACGTGCCGCGGGAGCGCGCGATCGCCGTGCCGAGGCCGATCCCGAACACCGCGGCCAGCGCGAACCCGGTGACGATGCGGCGCAGGGAATCGAGCAGGTCCTGGTAGTAGACGGCGGTGCCGAGCTGGTAACCGAGGTCACGGGCGACCTCGACCGGGGTGGGCAGGCGGTCGAAGTGGAGCCACAGGTCGACGTCGAACGCGGTCAGCAGCTCCCACACCACCAGCGCGGCGACGATGCTGCCCACGCGGACGGCGAGCCGGCTGAACCGCCGTCTCGGTGGCGCGGGTGGAGCGGCGACGGCGGTGGGTTCGTGTTCGAGGGTCTGGGTCATCGGGACTCCTCCACGGCTTGCGCGTAGCTGACGATCGAGCCGGGGTGCCCGGCGAGGTGGGCGCGGGCGCCGTCTTCGGTGGTGAAGGGCAGCAGCGCGCCGCCCGCCTCGCGCACCCAGACGGCCTTGTCCGCGAACCAGCGGGTGCCCGTGGCCGCGTCCGGGACGTAAGCCGCGCGGACCGGCTTTCCGGCGTGCGCCACCGCCTTGAGCAGGCATGCTGGCGTGGCGGCGGGGTGCGTCGCGGTCTCCCCGGTCAGCCACAGCTCACCGGCGGTGCGCGGATCGGTGACGGGCCGCGAGCACGTCGTGTCGAAGCCGGTCACCGGCGCCGGGTTGTCCAAAATGGATGCAGCACTGTCGTAAGCCGGACCGTAGATCTCCCGCAGGTACCGGTCGTCGACGAACGCGCCGAGGTCGAGCCGCTTGATGTTGCCGATCGAGCGCAGGAACGGCGCGTCGGTTTCCAGCGCGCCGAGCAGCGGGCGCTTCAGCGGCAGGTCGAAGGTGACCATGCCGCCGGCGCCGTTGTAGAGGTAGACGACCTCGGCCGGGAGTTTCGTGGCGGTCGCGACCTTCAGCGCCGCGTCCATCGGGTGCGCGTGCAGGTAGTCCGTCGCATCGCGCTGGGCGCGCAGGAACTCCGTGACGACGTCGTGGTGGCTGTCCGCATAGGACTCCCGCACGACCACGCCGTGCCACGTCGGCAGCTTCAGCGCCGAGCCGTCGTAGAGCAGCCGGGCCTGGTTCGCGAACACGAGCTGGCCCGGCCACGCGACGAACTGCCCGAGCGCGTCGACCGACCCGGACAGCAGCCCGGACGCGCCGACCGCGGGCGCCTGGTTCTGGAGGTGGACGTCGTCGGTGCCGATGCCGATGTTCTGCAGGGCGTGCACGGTGGTGCCGTGCCCGGCCGAGCCGATGCTGGTGGAGATCTTCTTGCCGCGCAGGTCGGCCAGGGTGCGGGCCGGCGAGTCCGGCGGCACGACGACCATGTTCAGCGCGCCGAGCAGGTTGTAGCCGGTGGCGGCGACCAGCTCGGTGCGGCCGTCGCCGAACTCCTGCGTGCGGGAACCGTTGATGAGCAACGGGTAGTCGCCCATCGAGCCGATGTCGATCTTGCCCGCGACCATCTGCGCGGTGATCGGCGCGCCGGTCGAATAGTCCTGCCAGGTGACGTGATAGCGCTTCCCGTCCCGCTTGCCGAGGTCGGCGAGGCGCTGCTCGAAGTACCCGAGCGAACGCAGCAGCGTGCCCGCGGTGACGGTGTTGATCGTCTTCGACTGGAAGCCGATCACGACGTCGACGTCCTTCGACGACGACGCGTTCGCGGTGCAGCCCGCGGCCAGCAGCGCGGCGGCGAGCAGGAGCCGGGCGGCCTTCACCGCAGCAGGTAGGGCATGTTGATGGTCACCGCACCGGTCGGGCAGCGCGCCGCGCACGGCCCGCAGTACCAGCACTCGTCGACGTGCATGTACGCCTTGTCGGTGTCCGGGTCGATGGCCAGCGAGTCGAGCGGGCACATGTCGACGCACAGGCGGCAGCCGTCGAGGCACTTCGACTCGTCGATCGTCACCGGGACGTCGATCCGGCTCGGCACGAGGGGCATGGCGGTCTCCTTCAGGAACGGTCGAGGCGGGCGCGCATGGTGAGGCGGTCGCCGCGCAGCCGGATGTATTCGAGGTCGACGGGCCGTCCGTCGGCGAAGTGCGTGAGGCGCTCCCACCGCAGCAGCGCCGCGCCCGGCGGCACCTCCAGCACAGCGGCGGTTTCGGGGTCGGCGTTCAGGGCTTCGACGTCGATGTCGGCGTAGCCCAGCCGCTGCCCGGACGTCTCTTCGATGAGCGCGAAGACGTCCCGGCCGGCGAGGTCGTGCTCCAGCAGCGGTTTCCCGATCTCCGGCAGCAGGTAGGTGAGGTCGAGCGACAGCGGGACGCCGTCGAGCTTTCTGAGCCGCTCCAGGTAGACGACCTCCGAGCGCTCGGGCACGCCGAGCCGGTGCGCCACCACGGCGGGTGCGGGCACCAGGTCGGCGGTCCGGACGTCGTTGGTGACTTCGCCGTGTTCCCGCAGCACCTCGGCGAGCCCGGCCAGCCGGTTGAGCCCGTGCGGGTACTTGTGCCCGACGACGACCGTGCCGACGCCGGGCTGGCGCGCGATCAGGCCGTCGTCGCGCAGCAGCGCCAGTGCCTCCCGCACGGTGTTCCGGGTCGCCGAGAACTCCACCGTGAGGTCCTCCTCGCACGGCAGCGTCTCGTCGGCCAGCACCTGACGGCGCAGCAGGTCGGCGACCTGCCTGGCGCTGTCGGACCTCGTCCGCCGGGGTGTCGTGGGCATGGCGGCGAGAATGGCCAGCGGACGTTAACGCCGTGTTACGCCACTTCCGGCGCTTCGCGCAGATCTCTGACCTGCGGAAACAGGTGTCCAGAGCGGACTTCCGCCGCTCACTATCTGGGACGTGCCAGGGCGCCCGCCGCGGGTGCGGCGCGCGGTGAAATCGTGGACCCTGATCTGTACGCCGGGAGAAGGAGTCAAATGGGAAAGGTCACGGCCACCGCGGAGCGCACCATCGACGCCCCGGCCGACAAGGTCCGCGCGCTCGTCGCCGACTACGCCGAGACGCGGCCGAAGCTGCTCACCGAGCACTACCGCGACTACCAGGTCACCGAAGGCGGGGTCGGTGCCGGGACCAAGGCGAGCTGGAAGCTGCAGGCGACCTCCAAGCGCGTGCGCGACGTCAACGCGACGGTGACCGAGCCGCGGCCGGGGACGCTGGTCGAGACCGACGCGAATTCCAGCATGGTCACCACCTGGACGGTCACCGAAGCGGGTGAACGCAGCGTCGTGAAGATCGAGACCACCTGGGACGGCGCCGGCGGCATCGGCGGCTTCTTCGAGAAGACCTTCGCGCCGGGCGGGCTCAAGAAGATCTACGACGGCGTGCTGGAGAAGCTGGCGGAGATCGTGTAGCTCGTCACAATCGGAATCTGCGCCCCGGTTAGCTGGTTACATCGGGTGGAATCCGGGGCGTCAGCCCCGCTTCGAGACTTGAGGAGATTCGACGATGAGCACGGCGACCGAAATCCGGCTGGCTTCGCGTCCGGAAGGCGTTCCGACGCACGACAACTTCGAGATCGTCGAGACCGAGGTGCCGGCGGCGGGTGACGGCCAGATCCTGGTCCGCAACCTGATCATGAGCGTCGACCCCGCGATGCGCGGCCGCATGAAGGACGTCAAGTCCTACGCGCCGCCGTTCCAGGTCGGCGAGGTCATGTCCGGGGGCGCGGTCGGCGAGGTCGTCGAGTCCCACGTGGACGACGTCAAGCCGGGTGACCACGTGCTGCACCAGGCCGGCTGGCGCACCCACGCCGTGCTGGACGCGGGCCGGTACGTCAAGGTCGACGGGGCCGCGGCGCCGCTGTCGACGTACCTCGGCGTGCTCGGCATGCCGGGCCTGACCGCGTACGCGGGCCTGCTGGAGTCGGCCGAGTTCAAGCCGGGCGACACGGTGTTCGTCTCGGGCGCGGCCGGCGCGGTCGGCTCGCTGGTCGGGCAGCTCGCGAAGCTGAAGGGCGCCAAGCGCGTCATCGGCTCGGCGGGTTCGGCGGAGAAGGTCCGCCACCTGATCGACGACCTCGGCTTCGACGCCGCGTTCAACTACAAGGACGGGCCGGTCGCCGAGCAGCTGCACCAGGCGGCGCCGGAGGGGATCGACGTCTACTTCGACAACGTCGGCGGCGAGCACCTCGAAGCCGCGATCGACGCGATCACCGTGCACGGCCGGATCGCCGTCTGCGGGATGATCTCCACGTACAACGCCACCGAGCCGACCCCGGCGCCGCGCAACCTCGCGCAGGTGATCGCCAAGCGGCTCACCATCCGCGGCCTGCTGGTGATCGACCACTGGCACCTGCAGCAGCAGTTCGTCACCGAGGTGGCGCCGCTGGTGAACTCCGGCGAGATCAAGTACTCGGAGACCTTCGTCGACGGCATCCGCAACGCGCCGGAGGCGTTCCTCGGCCTGCTGTCGGGCGCCAACACCGGCAAGATGCTGGTCCGGATCGCGGACTAGAGGAGTCCGGCCAGCTCCGGCAGGGTCGACGCGGTGTAGGTGGGCGCGGGCGAGCCGGGCAGCGGGTGGACGCCGGGACGGGTGAGCAACGCCGTCTCGAGCCCCGCGGCCTGGGCGCCCGCGATGTCCCAGTCGTGCGCGGCGATCATGACCGCCCGCTCCCCGGGATAGGCGGCCGTGACCTGCCGGTAGGGCTCCGGCGCGGGCTTGAGCCTGCCCACCTGCTCGGCCGAGAAGATCCGGTCGAGCAGCGGGGCCAGCCCGGCGTTCAGCAGCTGCGCCTCGGCGGTGGCGAGCGGCGAATTCGTGAGGGCGACGATGGTGTGACCCTGTTCGCGGAGTTTCACCAGGCCGGGTTCGACGTCCGGATGGGCGGGGAGGCTGCGCAGCCCCTCGCCGATCTTCGTGAGGTCGGCGTCCCGCCCGTGCCGGGCGGCGACCTCGACCGCGGCGTCGCCGGCGATGCCCGCGAAGTCGCGGTAGCCGCCGGTCGCCGTCACGGTCAGAACGGTGTGGATCGCCAGGCCGAACCACTCGCGGCGCAGCTCGGGTCCGCCGATGACGGGGTCGATGGCGGCGAGGTCCAGCAAGGTCTCGTTGACGTCGAGGACGCACAGCATGCGGCACTCCGCAGGTTCGAAGGTTCTCGTACCTGACCGAAGGTACGACAGATGTCGTACCATGTCCAGTATGCCCGGTGAACTGCCGATTCCGGAAATGGCCGAGGTCGACCTCGGCACGGTGCTGTCCGCCCTCGCCGACCCGCACCGCCGCGCCGTGGTGCTCGAACTGCTCCGCGGTGACGGCGGCGAGCGGGCGTGCTCGTCGTTCCCGCTGCCGCTCGCCAAGTCGACCCGCACGCACCACTGGAAGGTGCTGCGCCAGGCCGGCCTGGTCCGGCAGCGCGATGCGGGCAACGGCACCTTCGTGCGCCTGCGCCACCCGGAGTTCGAGGCGAAGTTCCCCGGCTTGCTCGACGTCGTCGCCGGGATCAGTACTGCTGGGTCAACGCCCGTTCGTTGAGCCGCGCGTCGAGCTCTTCGGCGGCGATCGGCAAAGCCATCTGGTCACGCATGATCGTGCCCAGCGAAGGCAGGGCCGAGCGGTCCGGCCAGGTCTCCGGCTGCCACAGCGACGACCGCAGGAACGCCTTCGCGCAGTGCATGTACAGCTCTTCGACCTCGACGACCACCGCGAGCTGCGGCCGTTTCCCCTTGACCACCAGGTCGTCGAAGAACGGCGCGTCCGACACCAGCTTCGCGCGGCCGTTGACCCGCAGCGTCTCGTTCATGCCCGGCACCAGGAACAGCAGCCCGGCGTGCGGGTTGTCGACGATGTTGCGGAAGCTGTCGATCAGCTTGTTGCCCGGCCGGTCCGCGAGGACCAGCGTCTTCTCGTCGAGCACCAGCACCGAGCCGGCCGGGTCGCCGCGCGGTGAGACGTCGCAACTGCCGTCCGGCGCCGACGTGGCCAGCAGCACGAACGGCGAGTGCGCGATCAGGTTCCGGGCGTGCTCGTCGATCCGGTCGATGACCTTCTTCTGCGTCAGCTCGGCCACCTCGCCGACGACCTCGCGCAGTGCCTCGTGTGAGTCGACGACTGTCCCCTGGATGATCCCCATGCGCCCAACCTAGCGGTCACCACCGACAGTCCGGCCCGCGATCACGATCCG
Protein-coding sequences here:
- a CDS encoding MarR family transcriptional regulator — its product is MSAGAHRRSTVAVKDALRELRNQLSLLNHQVSAQLALKDVDLDCLELIARHGPLGPSALARRAGLHPATMTGILDRLQKGGWIVRERDPEAADRRSVTVRAVRGRNGELFRLYAGMNTAMDELCAGYSEDELALIAGFLRRATSAGQDATGSLTGG
- a CDS encoding fumarate reductase/succinate dehydrogenase flavoprotein subunit; this encodes MTFEAPPLTSRTHFETDVLVIGGGTAGTMAALTAAEHGANVLLLEKAHVRHSGALAMGMDGVNNAVIPGKATPEDYVAEITRANDGVVNQSTVYQTARRGFAMVQRLEKYGVKFEKDEYGEYAVRRVHRSGSYVLPMPEGKDIKKVLYRVLRQKHMRERITIENRVMPVRVLTSGGRAVGAAGFNTRTGEFVTVSASAVILATGPCGRLGLPSSGYLYGTYENPTNAGDGYAMAYHAGAELSGIECFQINPLIKDYNGPACAYVANPFGGYQVNAAGDRFVDCDYWSGQMMAEVAREISSARGPIYLKLTHLPEETLGALENILHTTERPTRGTFHATRGHDYRTHDVEMHISEIGLCGGHSASGVWVDENGATTVPGLYAAGDLACVPHNYMIGAFVYGDLAGAHASTHLASRVPLPEDQIGLAHELIYRPLSTPDGPPQQQVEYKLRRFVNDYVAPPKTTAKLEIALETFARMTGEIAGMGARTPHELMRCAEVTFIRDCAEMAARASLVRTESRWGLYHDRTDHPGRDDVSWLAHLNLRKTASGEMEFLKRPVAPYAVPVPEFSVPDFDVEVLGTHTAFSGHTPPDVVTVSSARTHSSPRVLEVVALAEDQPSLETLSPYLSDPDAEVRTTAIAVLTESAPDGFGPALVTALHDIDARVRAAAAAGLRELVEVLTPSTSLAGGLRSALTVSDADVRSVALDVLRALRLGDAPLFAASLADPAVVVRLEAVRGLVSLDAASTLAEAASDASREVRVAVAAGLGTIGDPRATGTVSALAVDPDLLVRAAALTAAADLGCGGDLPDLAVAAAADPAWQVRRGAATALGALAAPSEPLLGALEDEHPNVRRAAVQALGKWADSAEVAARLRARRCDSDADVRAYTRMALGG
- a CDS encoding ABC transporter ATP-binding protein, with amino-acid sequence MSLRIENLTVHYGQRAVLSGIDLDVADAEILAVTGPSGCGKSTLLRTLSGLLPASSGRILSAGVPVTGTSAERALVFQDDGLLPWRSVRRNVELPLSIRRVPRGRRRTEAESWLSQVGLAGYEDHLPRELSGGMRQRVQLARTLAGSPRVILADEPFGALDAQTRTAMQRLLVEVWRKRPTTVVFVTHDVDEALFLADRVAVLTRDGRLAKVVESSRPRTAEPAVAAERAEVLDGLVAA
- a CDS encoding ABC transporter permease, producing the protein MTQTLEHEPTAVAAPPAPPRRRFSRLAVRVGSIVAALVVWELLTAFDVDLWLHFDRLPTPVEVARDLGYQLGTAVYYQDLLDSLRRIVTGFALAAVFGIGLGTAIARSRGTSDVVQPLLEVLRPIPAIAMVPIAILLFPSNEQGIVFITFVAAFFPVVVSTRHAVRALPVVWEDAIRTMGGSRRRVLWNVVLPGALPGVFGGLSVGMGVSWICVISAEMISGEFGVGYRTWQAYTVVDYPGVIVGMLTIGLLGWVTSAAVELLGRRATRWLPRGENS
- a CDS encoding ABC transporter substrate-binding protein — encoded protein: MKAARLLLAAALLAAGCTANASSSKDVDVVIGFQSKTINTVTAGTLLRSLGYFEQRLADLGKRDGKRYHVTWQDYSTGAPITAQMVAGKIDIGSMGDYPLLINGSRTQEFGDGRTELVAATGYNLLGALNMVVVPPDSPARTLADLRGKKISTSIGSAGHGTTVHALQNIGIGTDDVHLQNQAPAVGASGLLSGSVDALGQFVAWPGQLVFANQARLLYDGSALKLPTWHGVVVRESYADSHHDVVTEFLRAQRDATDYLHAHPMDAALKVATATKLPAEVVYLYNGAGGMVTFDLPLKRPLLGALETDAPFLRSIGNIKRLDLGAFVDDRYLREIYGPAYDSAASILDNPAPVTGFDTTCSRPVTDPRTAGELWLTGETATHPAATPACLLKAVAHAGKPVRAAYVPDAATGTRWFADKAVWVREAGGALLPFTTEDGARAHLAGHPGSIVSYAQAVEESR
- a CDS encoding ferredoxin family protein; amino-acid sequence: MPLVPSRIDVPVTIDESKCLDGCRLCVDMCPLDSLAIDPDTDKAYMHVDECWYCGPCAARCPTGAVTINMPYLLR
- a CDS encoding GntR family transcriptional regulator — translated: MPTTPRRTRSDSARQVADLLRRQVLADETLPCEEDLTVEFSATRNTVREALALLRDDGLIARQPGVGTVVVGHKYPHGLNRLAGLAEVLREHGEVTNDVRTADLVPAPAVVAHRLGVPERSEVVYLERLRKLDGVPLSLDLTYLLPEIGKPLLEHDLAGRDVFALIEETSGQRLGYADIDVEALNADPETAAVLEVPPGAALLRWERLTHFADGRPVDLEYIRLRGDRLTMRARLDRS
- a CDS encoding SRPBCC family protein, producing MGKVTATAERTIDAPADKVRALVADYAETRPKLLTEHYRDYQVTEGGVGAGTKASWKLQATSKRVRDVNATVTEPRPGTLVETDANSSMVTTWTVTEAGERSVVKIETTWDGAGGIGGFFEKTFAPGGLKKIYDGVLEKLAEIV
- a CDS encoding NADP-dependent oxidoreductase, translating into MSTATEIRLASRPEGVPTHDNFEIVETEVPAAGDGQILVRNLIMSVDPAMRGRMKDVKSYAPPFQVGEVMSGGAVGEVVESHVDDVKPGDHVLHQAGWRTHAVLDAGRYVKVDGAAAPLSTYLGVLGMPGLTAYAGLLESAEFKPGDTVFVSGAAGAVGSLVGQLAKLKGAKRVIGSAGSAEKVRHLIDDLGFDAAFNYKDGPVAEQLHQAAPEGIDVYFDNVGGEHLEAAIDAITVHGRIAVCGMISTYNATEPTPAPRNLAQVIAKRLTIRGLLVIDHWHLQQQFVTEVAPLVNSGEIKYSETFVDGIRNAPEAFLGLLSGANTGKMLVRIAD
- a CDS encoding HAD family hydrolase, with product MLCVLDVNETLLDLAAIDPVIGGPELRREWFGLAIHTVLTVTATGGYRDFAGIAGDAAVEVAARHGRDADLTKIGEGLRSLPAHPDVEPGLVKLREQGHTIVALTNSPLATAEAQLLNAGLAPLLDRIFSAEQVGRLKPAPEPYRQVTAAYPGERAVMIAAHDWDIAGAQAAGLETALLTRPGVHPLPGSPAPTYTASTLPELAGLL
- a CDS encoding helix-turn-helix transcriptional regulator, with the protein product MPGELPIPEMAEVDLGTVLSALADPHRRAVVLELLRGDGGERACSSFPLPLAKSTRTHHWKVLRQAGLVRQRDAGNGTFVRLRHPEFEAKFPGLLDVVAGISTAGSTPVR
- a CDS encoding pyridoxamine 5'-phosphate oxidase family protein, encoding MGIIQGTVVDSHEALREVVGEVAELTQKKVIDRIDEHARNLIAHSPFVLLATSAPDGSCDVSPRGDPAGSVLVLDEKTLVLADRPGNKLIDSFRNIVDNPHAGLLFLVPGMNETLRVNGRAKLVSDAPFFDDLVVKGKRPQLAVVVEVEELYMHCAKAFLRSSLWQPETWPDRSALPSLGTIMRDQMALPIAAEELDARLNERALTQQY